In Rissa tridactyla isolate bRisTri1 chromosome 8, bRisTri1.patW.cur.20221130, whole genome shotgun sequence, one genomic interval encodes:
- the HAPSTR1 gene encoding HUWE1-associated protein modifying stress responses isoform X1 has protein sequence MEDKKEEGEAEIQEHGPEHWFSKWERQCLAEAEQEEALAPELQDEAAAQPEHKQQKLWHLFQNSATAVAQLYKGGTKWRNLTWPFGVGDSKINSVCPSLPADRVCQQPGLSLWVPFQNAATAVTNLYKESVDAHQRSFDVGIQIGYQRRNKDVLAWVKKRRRTIRREDLISFLCGKVPPPRNSRAPPRLTVVSPNRATSTETSSSVETDLQPFREAIALHGLSGAMASISVRSSTPGSPTHVSSGSNASRRRNGLHDVDLNTFISEEMALHLDNGGTRKRTSAQCGDVITDSPTHKRNRMI, from the exons ATGGAGGACAAGAAGGAGGAGGGCGAGGCGGAGATCCAGGAGCACGGGCCCGAGCACTGGTTCAGCAAGTGGGAGCGGCAGTGCCTGGCCGAGGCCGAGCAGGAGGAGGCGCTGGCCCCGGAGCTGCAGGACGAGGCGGCGGCGCAGCCCGAGCACAAGCAGCAGAAGCTCTGGCACCTCTTCCAGAACTCGGCTACCGCCGTGGCACAGCTCTACAAgg GTGGAACAAAATGGCGAAACCTAACATGGCCGTTCGGAGTTGGTGACTCCAAAATAAACAGCGTgtgtccttccctccctgcagaccGGGTGTGCCAGCAGCCGGGGCTCTCCCTCTGGGTCCCCTTCCAGAACGCCGCCACTGCGGTCACCAACCTCTACAAAG AAAGTGTGGATGCCCATCAGCGAAGCTTTGATGTAGGAATTCAAATTGGCTATCAGCGTCGGAATAAGGATGTGTTAGCCTGGGTTAAAAAACGCAGAAGAACTATTCGTAGAGAAGACTTGATCAGCTTCCTATGTGGAAAAGTTCCTCCTCCAAGGAATTCTAGAGCTCCCCCAAGACTGACTGTAGTTTCCCCTAACCGAGCTACTTCAACAGAAACTAGCTCATCTGTAGAGACTGATTTGCAACCCTTCCGTGAAGCCATAGCTCTGCATG gtcTTAGTGGTGCAATGGCTAGTATAAGTGTTCGCTCAAGTACCCCAGGCTCGCCCACTCACGTGAGCAGTGGCTCCAATGCTAGTCGAAGGAGAAATGGACTCCATGATGTTGATTTGAACACTTTCATATCAGAAGAAATGGCACTCCACTTGGACAATGGTGGAACTAGAAAGCGTACCTCAGCCCAGTGTGGCGATGTCATTACAGACTCACCAACTCATAAACGCAACAGAATGATCTAA
- the HAPSTR1 gene encoding HUWE1-associated protein modifying stress responses isoform X2: MEDKKEEGEAEIQEHGPEHWFSKWERQCLAEAEQEEALAPELQDEAAAQPEHKQQKLWHLFQNSATAVAQLYKDRVCQQPGLSLWVPFQNAATAVTNLYKESVDAHQRSFDVGIQIGYQRRNKDVLAWVKKRRRTIRREDLISFLCGKVPPPRNSRAPPRLTVVSPNRATSTETSSSVETDLQPFREAIALHGLSGAMASISVRSSTPGSPTHVSSGSNASRRRNGLHDVDLNTFISEEMALHLDNGGTRKRTSAQCGDVITDSPTHKRNRMI; encoded by the exons ATGGAGGACAAGAAGGAGGAGGGCGAGGCGGAGATCCAGGAGCACGGGCCCGAGCACTGGTTCAGCAAGTGGGAGCGGCAGTGCCTGGCCGAGGCCGAGCAGGAGGAGGCGCTGGCCCCGGAGCTGCAGGACGAGGCGGCGGCGCAGCCCGAGCACAAGCAGCAGAAGCTCTGGCACCTCTTCCAGAACTCGGCTACCGCCGTGGCACAGCTCTACAAgg accGGGTGTGCCAGCAGCCGGGGCTCTCCCTCTGGGTCCCCTTCCAGAACGCCGCCACTGCGGTCACCAACCTCTACAAAG AAAGTGTGGATGCCCATCAGCGAAGCTTTGATGTAGGAATTCAAATTGGCTATCAGCGTCGGAATAAGGATGTGTTAGCCTGGGTTAAAAAACGCAGAAGAACTATTCGTAGAGAAGACTTGATCAGCTTCCTATGTGGAAAAGTTCCTCCTCCAAGGAATTCTAGAGCTCCCCCAAGACTGACTGTAGTTTCCCCTAACCGAGCTACTTCAACAGAAACTAGCTCATCTGTAGAGACTGATTTGCAACCCTTCCGTGAAGCCATAGCTCTGCATG gtcTTAGTGGTGCAATGGCTAGTATAAGTGTTCGCTCAAGTACCCCAGGCTCGCCCACTCACGTGAGCAGTGGCTCCAATGCTAGTCGAAGGAGAAATGGACTCCATGATGTTGATTTGAACACTTTCATATCAGAAGAAATGGCACTCCACTTGGACAATGGTGGAACTAGAAAGCGTACCTCAGCCCAGTGTGGCGATGTCATTACAGACTCACCAACTCATAAACGCAACAGAATGATCTAA